The proteins below are encoded in one region of Romeriopsis navalis LEGE 11480:
- a CDS encoding M48 family metallopeptidase, whose product MKRQLKRQIRQFIRKILPFCLGLLLVGVQIGPSVAQAPIRVAVDQPRPNSDPETVVASPEVPAAGTPADDAEPSTTAPTFTVPEVPQPPDESAKTEAMPDVTASKSPEELLKFNQFVEADRLYQAGKTVEAAKIYRQLKPNFDGSAAAEPLPSAVQDIAQMSRAANVYWRESTAGLKLQLEGRTFVPLKLLVKEYPQFIPGHLRLAKAYEDYGKAPEALAVLQAASARYPNEVELLDRRITALAQAEQWMEGSIAARQFALLNPEHPQAERFEQLANENLRLYRKNLKRQLTGNVIGNVITGALGYAVTGSLIGPLNSLQTSFLLLRGESALGESVARRAKDALELVTDEATNQYVNEIGKKLAAVAGREDFKYEFVVVKDKALNAFALPGGKVFINAGAIAKTSSEAELAGLVGHEISHAVLAHGLQLFTQGSLTSNITQFIPYVGGLAENIITFSYSRDMERQADVVGTRLLASAGYASDGLWKLMQSLQREEAAQKRSRPPEWLSTHPGGDERLKNVEQLITQVGYDRYAYEGVERHAVIQQKMEKLLKADAAQKCKIVDKRQGQEDCKDRPTPNAQDQDAPANDTPVNDTPPTPGTTPDPADPSTPRPSPSQDEVLVPAVPADVAPSTSTIDDKSSDNRTNSAKAELIDPKRDWRSPTTTITTPLIDNTAKETP is encoded by the coding sequence TCCGATCCGGAAACCGTTGTGGCATCCCCAGAAGTACCAGCCGCAGGTACGCCAGCGGATGACGCTGAGCCATCGACGACTGCACCGACCTTCACGGTGCCGGAGGTGCCACAGCCACCGGATGAGTCAGCCAAAACGGAAGCGATGCCGGATGTGACTGCGTCGAAATCACCGGAAGAATTGCTGAAATTTAACCAATTTGTGGAGGCTGATCGACTTTATCAAGCGGGTAAGACGGTTGAAGCCGCGAAAATTTACCGTCAGCTCAAACCTAATTTTGATGGCAGTGCGGCCGCTGAACCCTTACCCTCGGCGGTGCAAGATATTGCCCAAATGTCGCGGGCGGCGAATGTCTATTGGCGAGAATCAACCGCCGGTTTGAAATTGCAGCTTGAAGGCCGGACCTTTGTGCCGTTGAAATTATTGGTGAAGGAATATCCCCAATTTATTCCCGGTCATTTGCGTTTAGCCAAAGCTTATGAAGACTATGGCAAAGCGCCGGAAGCCTTAGCTGTATTGCAGGCGGCGTCCGCACGCTATCCCAACGAGGTGGAATTGCTCGATCGTCGGATTACGGCGCTGGCCCAGGCAGAACAATGGATGGAAGGCTCGATCGCGGCGCGGCAATTTGCCCTGCTCAATCCCGAACATCCTCAGGCCGAACGGTTTGAGCAGTTGGCGAATGAAAACCTGCGGCTTTACCGCAAGAATTTGAAGCGGCAGCTCACTGGCAACGTGATTGGTAATGTGATTACGGGTGCTTTGGGTTATGCGGTGACGGGGAGTTTGATTGGACCGCTGAATTCCCTGCAAACGAGCTTCTTGTTATTGCGAGGCGAGTCAGCGTTAGGTGAAAGCGTGGCCCGGCGGGCCAAAGATGCTTTAGAGCTAGTGACCGATGAAGCGACCAATCAGTATGTGAATGAAATTGGGAAAAAACTGGCAGCGGTGGCGGGCCGAGAAGACTTTAAATATGAATTTGTAGTGGTTAAAGACAAAGCGCTGAATGCGTTTGCGCTGCCCGGAGGCAAAGTTTTTATTAATGCTGGGGCGATCGCGAAAACCAGTAGTGAGGCGGAATTGGCTGGGTTAGTCGGCCATGAAATTTCCCATGCCGTTCTGGCCCACGGCTTACAGCTCTTTACTCAAGGAAGTCTCACCTCCAACATTACGCAATTTATTCCTTACGTCGGTGGCCTAGCTGAGAATATTATTACCTTTAGCTATAGCCGCGACATGGAACGCCAGGCCGATGTCGTCGGGACAAGATTGTTGGCCTCGGCGGGTTATGCATCCGATGGTCTGTGGAAGCTGATGCAGTCTTTACAGCGTGAAGAAGCGGCGCAAAAACGATCGCGTCCACCCGAATGGCTTTCCACACACCCCGGCGGTGACGAACGGCTGAAAAATGTTGAGCAACTCATTACGCAAGTCGGCTATGACCGTTATGCCTACGAAGGTGTGGAGCGTCATGCGGTAATCCAACAAAAAATGGAAAAGTTGCTTAAAGCGGATGCAGCGCAAAAGTGCAAAATCGTTGATAAACGCCAGGGGCAGGAAGACTGTAAAGATCGCCCAACGCCCAACGCCCAAGATCAAGATGCCCCCGCGAACGACACCCCCGTGAACGACACTCCGCCCACCCCGGGAACCACACCGGACCCCGCAGACCCATCTACTCCCAGGCCGTCTCCCAGCCAGGATGAAGTGCTGGTTCCCGCTGTCCCGGCCGATGTTGCCCCATCCACCTCAACGATCGATGACAAGTCATCGGATAATCGGACTAATTCGGCTAAGGCTGAGTTGATTGACCCGAAGCGCGATTGGCGATCGCCCACAACCACGATTACAACCCCACTGATTGACAACACTGCCAAAGAAACTCCGTAA